In Citrobacter sp. RHB25-C09, the following proteins share a genomic window:
- a CDS encoding ABC transporter ATP-binding protein, whose translation MSAITLENVSLSFAAKPQPFTVLEDINLSLNSGEFVVLLGPSGCGKSTILNLVAGFNQPDRGRVVAGGKAVTQPGPDRGMIFQQPNLFPWLSVLDNVTFGPRLGKHRKDETNAQAQLWLERVGLKGFEHHAPWQLSGGMKQRVALARAWLPGPEVLLLDEPFGALDAQTRLMMQELLREAWLSTGTTLLFVTHDVEEALFLADRILIMSAKPGKIVDEIRLPFGRERNIETLAEHPLYSEIKHHVLHRVRQEAKRHLR comes from the coding sequence ATGAGTGCGATTACCCTGGAAAATGTCTCGCTCTCCTTTGCGGCAAAACCGCAGCCGTTTACGGTGTTGGAAGACATTAACCTGTCGTTAAACAGCGGCGAGTTTGTGGTACTGCTTGGACCCTCTGGTTGTGGGAAGTCCACTATCCTGAACCTGGTCGCTGGATTTAATCAACCGGATCGGGGACGAGTGGTTGCGGGGGGAAAAGCGGTAACACAACCGGGCCCGGATCGCGGAATGATCTTCCAGCAGCCCAATCTTTTCCCGTGGCTATCGGTGCTGGACAACGTCACTTTTGGCCCCCGTTTGGGCAAACATCGTAAAGATGAAACCAACGCCCAGGCGCAGTTATGGCTGGAACGCGTAGGGCTGAAGGGCTTTGAACATCATGCGCCCTGGCAGCTTTCTGGTGGTATGAAACAACGTGTGGCGCTGGCTCGTGCCTGGCTTCCTGGCCCGGAAGTGCTACTGCTTGATGAACCATTTGGTGCGCTGGATGCGCAAACCCGACTGATGATGCAAGAGTTATTGCGTGAGGCCTGGCTGTCCACGGGCACCACATTACTGTTCGTCACCCACGACGTGGAGGAGGCGCTCTTTCTGGCTGACCGTATTCTGATCATGTCGGCAAAACCGGGAAAAATCGTCGATGAGATTCGTCTGCCGTTTGGGCGGGAACGGAATATTGAAACCCTTGCTGAACATCCCTTGTATAGCGAGATTAAGCATCACGTCCTGCATCGGGTTCGTCAGGAGGCGAAGCGTCACTTACGTTAA
- a CDS encoding ABC transporter permease, whose amino-acid sequence MRLRQHIAISVLSVVVFFIVWQLAATRQWVDSLLLPSLTDIGLTTEELMADGYRQVPLWEHIVISLARALSAFAVAIAIGIPLGLLMGMSDGLAAVLNPFVQFLRPLPKIALIPLAVVWLGIGEASKFFLIFIATFLSVVVGASAAVDRIGRSRIRVAQTLGASRRQIFMRVVLPDALPDLFTTVRLSIGIGWTSLIAAEMVAASSGLGWMVINASSYLRTDIVMLGILLLGGIGYLLDLLLLGLQRLAVPWAGKE is encoded by the coding sequence ATGAGATTACGTCAGCATATCGCCATCAGTGTGTTGTCGGTGGTGGTTTTCTTTATCGTCTGGCAGCTGGCGGCGACACGGCAGTGGGTTGACTCACTGCTGTTACCGTCTCTCACCGATATTGGTCTGACAACGGAAGAACTGATGGCCGACGGCTACCGTCAGGTGCCGCTGTGGGAACATATTGTGATTAGCCTGGCGCGTGCGCTAAGCGCGTTTGCGGTGGCGATTGCTATCGGTATTCCTCTGGGTCTGTTGATGGGGATGTCGGATGGCCTGGCGGCGGTGCTTAATCCTTTTGTTCAGTTTCTTCGTCCTTTGCCAAAAATTGCGCTGATCCCGCTGGCAGTAGTCTGGTTGGGAATCGGTGAGGCATCGAAGTTTTTCCTGATCTTTATTGCCACGTTTTTGAGCGTGGTGGTCGGCGCTTCGGCAGCCGTTGACCGCATTGGGCGTTCGCGGATTCGCGTGGCACAAACGCTCGGCGCTTCACGCAGGCAGATCTTTATGCGTGTGGTATTGCCCGACGCGTTACCCGATCTCTTCACGACCGTCAGACTCTCCATTGGCATAGGCTGGACGTCACTGATTGCCGCAGAGATGGTTGCGGCCAGTTCTGGTCTGGGCTGGATGGTGATCAACGCCAGCTCTTATTTGCGCACTGATATCGTCATGCTGGGAATTTTACTTCTGGGCGGTATTGGATACTTGCTCGATTTGTTGTTGCTGGGGTTACAGCGTCTGGCTGTTCCCTGGGCGGGGAAAGAATAA
- a CDS encoding glycine betaine ABC transporter substrate-binding protein — protein MKRTLLLLTAVGGLWANMSFAETPTEVRVAYSGGSQVLMLAKADGSLDKALNTKVKWVQFASGADALNYFASNAIDIANFGSSPATAGIVRKLPVEIIGVSGVIANYERLIGKDDIVNIKDIEGKRVGYPPNSTAQYALEAAISVNKLDRSKITLLPLRPAEMVAAWKRGDIDAGYVWAPFAQELEASGGHQVFATKDLQKDGYLIYNNYVVRKAFAEQYPDAVTAFLRVHQQKVDEFKNDPERAAGIVSKEVGAPVTTAANTLGGLEYPTLAEQGTADWLGNGTQTTDSGIGKALSKTSHFLAGIGEIRKRDIPANWDTAIDSRYIREAAAK, from the coding sequence ATGAAAAGAACTCTCTTATTATTAACGGCCGTGGGTGGTTTGTGGGCGAATATGAGTTTTGCTGAGACGCCAACTGAAGTTCGGGTGGCATATAGCGGTGGCTCTCAGGTATTAATGTTGGCAAAAGCGGATGGTTCTCTGGATAAAGCCTTAAACACGAAAGTGAAATGGGTGCAATTTGCTTCAGGCGCTGATGCGCTAAATTATTTCGCCAGCAATGCGATTGATATTGCCAATTTTGGCTCCAGTCCGGCGACGGCAGGTATTGTCCGTAAATTACCGGTGGAGATTATTGGTGTTTCAGGGGTGATAGCCAACTATGAGCGTCTGATTGGGAAAGACGACATAGTCAACATCAAGGATATTGAGGGTAAACGCGTCGGATATCCACCAAATTCGACGGCGCAGTATGCCCTTGAAGCCGCGATCAGCGTGAACAAGCTGGATCGTAGCAAAATCACGCTGTTACCGCTGCGCCCTGCTGAGATGGTGGCGGCCTGGAAACGTGGTGATATTGATGCTGGTTATGTCTGGGCACCGTTCGCTCAGGAACTGGAAGCTTCGGGTGGGCATCAGGTTTTTGCGACCAAAGATCTGCAAAAAGATGGCTATCTGATCTACAACAACTATGTTGTGCGTAAAGCCTTTGCTGAGCAGTATCCTGATGCGGTTACCGCTTTCCTGCGTGTGCATCAGCAGAAAGTGGATGAGTTCAAAAACGATCCGGAACGTGCTGCTGGGATTGTCTCCAAAGAGGTTGGCGCGCCAGTCACTACGGCTGCAAATACCCTGGGCGGACTGGAATATCCCACGCTTGCCGAGCAAGGAACCGCTGACTGGTTGGGGAACGGTACGCAAACCACTGACAGCGGTATTGGCAAAGCGTTGAGCAAAACCTCCCATTTCCTTGCCGGTATTGGTGAGATCCGTAAGCGTGATATTCCGGCTAATTGGGATACGGCGATTGATTCTCGTTACATTCGCGAAGCGGCGGCAAAATGA
- a CDS encoding amino acid racemase, protein MAKPFLLGVLGGMGPLATLDFQRRLLDATPAQSDQQQIPMVVWNVPQIADRQQALAGTGPSPLPQLLHGIRTLNQVGASHIAIPCNTAHHWYNALSEVSNAPILHIVDATLEALAQSDDKPSRVGIIATKGTLDAGWYQQRLAAQGITVLEPTAEELTQWFVPGCYAVKRGALAEGGALLVRQANALFKRGAQKLVLACTEVPVALAAINTPFHHLTYDPAQALAERCSQLWQIN, encoded by the coding sequence ATGGCTAAACCCTTCTTGCTTGGCGTGTTGGGGGGAATGGGTCCCCTGGCGACGCTGGATTTTCAACGTCGCCTGCTGGATGCCACGCCTGCGCAAAGCGATCAGCAGCAAATCCCCATGGTCGTCTGGAATGTGCCGCAAATAGCGGATCGCCAGCAAGCGCTGGCAGGAACGGGACCGTCACCTCTACCACAACTGCTACACGGTATCAGGACGCTAAATCAGGTGGGAGCAAGCCATATTGCAATCCCTTGTAATACGGCACACCACTGGTATAACGCGCTCAGTGAAGTGAGTAACGCGCCCATCTTGCATATCGTTGACGCCACGCTGGAGGCATTGGCTCAGTCTGATGACAAACCTTCGCGAGTGGGCATTATCGCGACAAAAGGCACGCTGGATGCTGGATGGTATCAGCAGAGGCTGGCTGCGCAGGGCATTACTGTGCTGGAGCCAACAGCAGAGGAGCTGACACAGTGGTTCGTACCCGGTTGTTATGCCGTCAAACGCGGCGCGCTGGCTGAAGGGGGAGCGTTGTTAGTGCGGCAGGCTAATGCATTGTTTAAGCGTGGGGCGCAAAAGCTGGTGCTGGCGTGTACAGAAGTACCTGTCGCACTAGCGGCGATCAATACTCCATTTCATCATCTGACATATGACCCGGCTCAGGCACTGGCAGAGCGATGTTCGCAGTTATGGCAAATTAACTAA
- a CDS encoding D-cysteine desulfhydrase: MHLARFPRVSLGHFPTPLEPLSNLSKLLGGPNIWIKRDDATGLASGGNKTRKLEFLLADALEKKADVVITQGATQSNHVRQTIAGAAKLGLKAKALLEKRVTDFGEDYQRSGNVLLDNLLGGEIVAHLPGGTDMQQAMEEYAATLRDQGYNPYIIPGGGSNPTGALGYVACAEELLYQSSERRLRIDHVVHATGSTGTQAGLVAGFTATHSHVSVLGISVRAPKAKQEENVWNLASRTRERLGVPGELSRHAVVVNSDYVGDGYGLPTEGTLEALTLLARHEGILLDPVYSAKGMAGLIDLIRKGHFRRDENIVFIHTGGSAGLFGYRQVLEHG, from the coding sequence ATGCATCTGGCTCGTTTTCCAAGAGTTTCTCTTGGCCATTTTCCCACGCCGCTGGAGCCGCTGAGTAATTTAAGTAAATTATTAGGTGGTCCAAATATATGGATTAAACGCGACGACGCGACCGGTCTGGCAAGTGGCGGAAATAAAACCCGCAAGCTGGAATTCCTTCTGGCAGATGCACTGGAGAAAAAAGCGGATGTGGTCATCACCCAGGGGGCGACGCAATCAAACCATGTCCGTCAGACAATCGCAGGTGCTGCAAAGCTTGGGTTAAAAGCGAAAGCGCTGTTGGAAAAACGCGTGACTGATTTTGGCGAAGATTATCAGCGCTCTGGCAATGTATTACTCGATAACTTGCTGGGAGGGGAAATCGTTGCTCATCTGCCTGGTGGCACGGATATGCAGCAGGCAATGGAAGAGTATGCCGCAACGTTGCGCGATCAAGGGTACAACCCATATATCATTCCGGGGGGCGGTTCGAACCCGACGGGAGCGCTGGGTTATGTCGCCTGTGCTGAAGAGCTGCTGTATCAGTCATCTGAACGCCGACTGCGCATTGATCACGTCGTTCATGCCACGGGCAGTACCGGTACTCAGGCGGGATTAGTAGCGGGCTTTACGGCAACCCACAGCCATGTTTCCGTGCTGGGTATCAGCGTGCGGGCACCTAAAGCAAAACAGGAAGAGAACGTGTGGAATCTGGCTTCCCGTACGCGGGAACGGCTTGGCGTACCGGGAGAGTTGTCGCGTCACGCGGTAGTGGTGAATAGTGATTATGTTGGCGATGGGTACGGTTTGCCGACGGAAGGGACACTGGAGGCGCTGACGTTGCTGGCTCGTCATGAAGGTATTTTGCTTGATCCCGTTTACTCCGCAAAAGGTATGGCAGGGTTGATTGACCTTATTCGTAAAGGTCACTTCCGCCGGGATGAGAACATTGTCTTTATCCATACCGGGGGATCGGCGGGGCTGTTTGGTTACCGGCAGGTGCTGGAGCATGGCTAA
- the rnr gene encoding ribonuclease R: MSQDPFQEREAEKYANPIPSREFILEHLTKREKPANRDELAVELNIEGEEQIEALRRRLRAMERDGQLVFTRRQCYALPERLDLLKGTVIGHRDGYGFLRVEGRKDDLYLSSEQMKTCIHGDQVLAQPLGADRKGRREARIVRILVPKTSQIVGRYFTDAGVGFVVPDDSRLSFDILIPPEEVMGARMGFVVVVELTQRPTRRTKAVGKIVEVLGDNMGTGMAVDMALRTHEIPYIWPQAVEKQVAGLKEEVPEEAKVGRVDLRDLPLVTIDGEDARDFDDAVYCEKKRGGGWRLWVAIADVSYYVRPPTPLDQEARNRGTSVYFPSQVVPMLPEVLSNGLCSLNPQVDRLCMVCEMTVSTKGRLTGYKFYEAVMSSHARLTYTKVWHMLQGDQELREQYAPLVKHIEELHNLYKVLDQAREERGGISFESEEAKFIFNAERRIERIEQTHRNDAHKLIEECMILANISAARFVEKAKEPALFRIHDKPTTEAITSFRSVLAELGLELPGGNKPEPRDYAELLESVADRPDAEMLQTMLLRSMKQAIYDPENRGHFGLALQSYAHFTSPIRRYPDLSLHRAIKYLLAKEQGHKGNTTETGGYHYSMEEMLQLGQHCSMAERRADEATRDVSDWLKCDFMLDQVGNVFKGVIASVTGFGFFVRLDELFIDGLVHVSSLDNDYYRFDQVGQRLTGESSGQTYRLGDRVEVRVEAVNMDERKIDFSLISSERAPRNVGKTARENAKKGDAGKKSGRRRQAGKKVNFEPDSAFRGEKKQKPKAAKKEAKKAKKPSEKTQKIAAATKAKRAAKKKPA; this comes from the coding sequence ATGTCACAAGATCCTTTCCAGGAACGCGAAGCAGAAAAATACGCGAACCCTATCCCAAGCCGGGAATTTATCCTCGAACATTTAACCAAACGTGAAAAACCGGCCAACCGCGATGAGCTGGCGGTTGAACTCAACATTGAAGGCGAAGAGCAAATTGAAGCGCTTCGCCGCCGTCTGCGCGCGATGGAGCGTGACGGACAACTGGTCTTTACCCGCCGTCAGTGCTATGCACTGCCGGAACGTCTCGATCTGCTGAAAGGTACCGTTATTGGCCACCGTGATGGCTACGGCTTTCTGCGCGTCGAGGGACGTAAAGACGATCTGTACCTTTCCAGCGAGCAGATGAAGACCTGCATCCATGGCGACCAGGTACTGGCACAGCCGCTGGGGGCGGACCGTAAAGGCCGTCGTGAGGCGCGCATCGTGCGTATCCTCGTACCAAAAACCAGCCAGATTGTTGGTCGCTATTTTACCGACGCAGGCGTGGGCTTTGTTGTTCCGGACGATAGCCGCCTGAGCTTCGACATCCTGATCCCGCCTGAAGAGGTGATGGGCGCCCGAATGGGCTTTGTGGTGGTGGTTGAACTTACCCAGCGTCCGACGCGTCGTACCAAAGCGGTAGGTAAAATCGTAGAAGTGCTGGGCGATAATATGGGCACCGGTATGGCCGTTGATATGGCGCTGCGTACCCACGAAATTCCCTACATCTGGCCGCAGGCGGTAGAGAAGCAGGTTGCCGGACTGAAAGAAGAAGTGCCGGAAGAGGCCAAAGTCGGGCGCGTGGATTTACGTGATTTACCGCTGGTGACCATCGACGGTGAAGATGCCCGCGACTTCGACGATGCGGTTTATTGTGAGAAGAAACGCGGTGGTGGCTGGCGTTTGTGGGTGGCAATTGCTGACGTAAGCTATTACGTGCGTCCGCCAACGCCGCTGGATCAAGAAGCGCGCAACCGTGGCACCTCCGTGTACTTCCCGTCTCAGGTTGTGCCGATGCTGCCGGAAGTGCTCTCTAACGGCCTGTGTTCACTGAATCCTCAAGTAGATCGTCTGTGTATGGTCTGCGAAATGACGGTCTCAACCAAAGGTCGTCTGACGGGCTATAAGTTCTATGAAGCCGTAATGAGCTCCCATGCGCGCCTGACCTACACCAAAGTCTGGCATATGCTGCAAGGCGACCAGGAGCTGCGTGAACAGTATGCGCCACTGGTTAAGCATATCGAAGAGCTGCACAACCTCTACAAGGTGCTGGATCAAGCCCGTGAGGAGCGTGGAGGCATTTCCTTCGAGAGCGAAGAAGCCAAGTTTATTTTCAATGCGGAACGTCGTATTGAGCGTATCGAACAAACCCATCGTAACGATGCGCACAAACTGATCGAGGAGTGCATGATCCTGGCGAATATCTCAGCGGCACGTTTCGTCGAGAAAGCTAAAGAGCCTGCGCTGTTCCGTATCCACGATAAGCCGACCACCGAGGCGATCACCTCGTTCCGTTCAGTACTTGCTGAATTGGGGCTTGAACTGCCGGGCGGCAACAAGCCGGAACCGCGCGATTACGCCGAGTTGCTGGAATCCGTCGCCGATCGTCCAGACGCAGAGATGTTGCAGACCATGCTGCTGCGTTCCATGAAACAGGCGATTTACGATCCGGAAAACCGGGGCCACTTTGGGCTGGCATTGCAGTCGTATGCTCACTTTACGTCACCCATCCGCCGTTATCCGGACCTTTCTTTGCACCGCGCCATTAAGTATCTGTTGGCGAAAGAGCAGGGGCATAAGGGCAACACTACAGAAACCGGCGGCTATCACTATTCGATGGAAGAGATGCTGCAACTGGGTCAGCACTGTTCCATGGCAGAACGTCGTGCTGACGAAGCGACGCGTGACGTTTCTGACTGGCTGAAGTGTGACTTTATGCTGGATCAGGTCGGCAACGTGTTTAAAGGCGTGATTGCCAGCGTAACCGGCTTTGGCTTCTTTGTCCGTCTTGATGAGCTGTTTATTGATGGCCTGGTGCATGTCTCCTCACTGGATAACGACTACTACCGTTTTGACCAGGTTGGACAGCGTCTGACCGGCGAATCCAGCGGCCAGACTTATCGTCTTGGCGACCGCGTGGAAGTTCGCGTAGAAGCGGTCAATATGGATGAGCGTAAAATCGACTTCAGCCTGATCTCCAGCGAGCGTGCGCCGCGTAATGTCGGCAAAACGGCGCGCGAGAACGCGAAAAAAGGCGATGCGGGTAAAAAGTCCGGGCGTCGCCGCCAGGCAGGCAAAAAAGTGAACTTTGAGCCAGACAGCGCTTTCCGTGGTGAGAAGAAACAAAAGCCAAAGGCGGCGAAGAAAGAGGCCAAAAAAGCGAAAAAGCCTTCTGAGAAAACGCAAAAAATAGCGGCGGCGACAAAAGCAAAGCGTGCCGCTAAAAAGAAACCCGCGTAG
- the nsrR gene encoding nitric oxide-sensing transcriptional repressor NsrR, protein MQLTSFTDYGLRALIYMASLPEGRLTSISEVTEVYGVSRNHMVKIINQLSRTGFVTAIRGKNGGIRLGKAANTIRIGDVVRELEPLSLVNCSSEFCHITPACRLKQALSKAVHSFLTELDNYTLADLVEENQPLYKLLLVE, encoded by the coding sequence GTGCAGTTAACGAGTTTCACTGATTACGGATTACGTGCGCTAATCTATATGGCGTCGCTACCGGAAGGACGCCTGACCAGTATTTCTGAGGTGACAGAAGTCTACGGCGTATCCCGTAATCATATGGTCAAAATAATCAATCAACTTAGCCGGACGGGCTTCGTTACTGCCATCCGGGGAAAAAACGGCGGGATCCGTTTAGGCAAAGCGGCCAATACGATTCGTATCGGCGACGTGGTGCGTGAACTCGAACCGCTGTCGCTGGTGAATTGTAGCAGCGAGTTTTGCCATATCACCCCTGCCTGTCGACTAAAACAGGCGCTTTCTAAGGCCGTGCATAGTTTTCTGACGGAGTTGGACAACTACACGCTTGCCGATTTGGTTGAAGAGAATCAACCGCTTTATAAATTATTGCTGGTGGAGTGA
- the purA gene encoding adenylosuccinate synthase: MGNNVVVLGTQWGDEGKGKIVDLLTERAKYVVRYQGGHNAGHTLVINGEKTVLHLIPSGILRENVTSIIGNGVVLSPAALMKEMKGLEDRGIPVRERLLLSEACPLILDYHVALDNAREKARGAKAIGTTGRGIGPAYEDKVARRGLRVGDLFDKATFAEKLKEVMEYHNFQLVNFYKVEAVDYQKVLDDVMAIADILTAMVVDVSDLLDQARKRGDFVMFEGAQGTLLDIDHGTYPYVTSSNTTAGGVATGSGLGPRYVDYVLGIIKAYSTRVGAGPFPTELFDDIGEFLCKQGNEYGATTGRRRRTGWLDSVAVRRAVQINSLSGFCLTKLDVLDGLKEVKICVAYRMPDGREVTTTPLAADDWKGIEPIYETMPGWTESTFGVKERSGLPQAALNYIKRIEELTGVPIDIISTGPDRTETMILRDPFDA; encoded by the coding sequence ATGGGTAACAACGTCGTCGTACTGGGCACCCAATGGGGTGACGAAGGTAAAGGAAAGATCGTCGATCTTCTGACTGAACGGGCTAAATATGTTGTGCGCTATCAGGGCGGACACAACGCGGGCCATACTCTCGTAATCAACGGTGAAAAAACCGTCCTCCATCTTATTCCATCAGGTATTCTGCGCGAAAACGTCACCAGCATCATCGGTAACGGCGTTGTGCTGTCGCCTGCTGCGCTGATGAAAGAGATGAAAGGACTGGAAGACCGTGGTATCCCTGTCCGTGAGCGTCTGCTGCTGTCCGAAGCGTGTCCGCTGATCCTCGATTACCATGTTGCGTTGGATAACGCACGTGAGAAAGCGCGCGGCGCGAAAGCCATCGGCACCACTGGACGTGGTATCGGGCCTGCATACGAAGACAAAGTGGCTCGTCGCGGCCTGCGTGTTGGCGATCTGTTCGACAAAGCTACCTTCGCTGAAAAACTGAAAGAAGTGATGGAGTATCACAACTTCCAGCTGGTTAACTTCTACAAAGTGGAAGCTGTTGACTACCAGAAAGTGCTGGACGATGTCATGGCGATTGCCGACATCCTGACTGCTATGGTTGTTGATGTTTCCGATCTGCTTGACCAGGCGCGTAAGCGTGGCGATTTCGTCATGTTTGAAGGTGCGCAGGGTACGCTGCTGGATATCGACCACGGTACTTATCCGTACGTAACTTCCTCAAACACCACCGCAGGTGGCGTGGCGACCGGCTCTGGCCTGGGTCCGCGTTATGTGGATTACGTTCTGGGTATCATCAAAGCTTACTCCACTCGCGTGGGCGCGGGTCCGTTCCCGACTGAGCTGTTTGATGATATCGGTGAGTTCCTGTGCAAGCAGGGTAACGAATACGGTGCGACCACTGGTCGTCGTCGTCGTACCGGCTGGCTGGACTCCGTTGCTGTGCGTCGTGCGGTGCAGATCAACTCCTTGTCTGGCTTCTGCCTGACCAAACTGGACGTACTGGACGGTTTGAAAGAGGTGAAAATCTGTGTCGCTTATCGCATGCCGGACGGCCGTGAAGTGACCACAACGCCGCTGGCAGCTGACGACTGGAAAGGTATCGAGCCAATCTACGAAACCATGCCGGGCTGGACAGAGTCTACCTTTGGCGTGAAAGAACGTAGCGGCTTACCGCAGGCAGCGCTGAACTACATTAAGCGTATTGAAGAACTGACCGGTGTACCGATTGATATTATTTCTACCGGCCCAGACCGCACTGAAACGATGATTCTGCGCGACCCGTTCGACGCATAA
- a CDS encoding DUF2065 domain-containing protein, translating into MNSTIWLALALVLVLEGLGPMLYPRAWKKMITAMTLLPENTLRRFGGGLVVAGVVVYYMLRKTIG; encoded by the coding sequence ATGAACTCAACAATCTGGTTGGCGCTGGCTCTGGTGTTAGTACTGGAAGGCTTAGGACCGATGCTCTATCCGCGAGCGTGGAAGAAGATGATCACCGCCATGACCTTGTTGCCGGAAAATACATTGCGTCGTTTTGGCGGCGGACTTGTGGTTGCGGGCGTTGTGGTCTACTACATGTTGAGGAAAACGATTGGCTGA
- the hflC gene encoding protease modulator HflC, whose protein sequence is MRKSVIAIIIIVLVVLYMSVFVVKEGERGITLRFGKVLRDDDNKPLVFEPGLHFKIPFIESVKMLDARIQTMDNQADRFVTKEKKDLIVDSYIKWRISDFSRYYLATGGGDVSQAEVLLKRKFSDRLRSEIGRLDVKDIVTDSRGRLTLEVRDALNSGSAGTEDEVATPAADSAIAEAAERVQAETNGKVAVINPNSMAALGIEVVDVRIKQINLPTEVSEAIYNRMRAEREAVARRHRSQGQEEAEKLRATADYEVTKTLAEAERQGRIMRGEGDAEAAKLFADAFSQDPDFYAFIRSLRAYEKSFEGNQDVMVMSPDSDFFRYMKTPSTATR, encoded by the coding sequence ATGCGTAAGTCTGTTATCGCGATTATCATCATCGTGCTGGTAGTGCTCTACATGTCTGTCTTTGTGGTCAAAGAGGGCGAGCGCGGAATTACGCTGCGCTTTGGTAAAGTTCTGCGTGACGATGACAACAAACCGTTGGTTTTTGAACCGGGTCTGCACTTCAAGATTCCTTTCATTGAATCAGTGAAAATGCTCGACGCACGTATTCAGACCATGGACAACCAGGCCGATCGCTTTGTCACCAAAGAGAAAAAAGACCTGATTGTTGATTCCTATATCAAGTGGCGTATCAGCGACTTCAGCCGTTACTACCTGGCGACAGGCGGTGGCGATGTTTCTCAGGCGGAAGTGCTGCTGAAACGTAAATTCTCGGACCGTCTGCGTTCTGAGATTGGTCGTCTGGATGTGAAAGACATTGTGACCGACTCCCGTGGTCGTCTGACGCTGGAAGTTCGCGACGCACTGAACTCCGGTTCTGCAGGCACTGAAGACGAAGTGGCAACGCCAGCGGCGGATAGCGCCATTGCGGAAGCCGCAGAACGTGTTCAGGCTGAAACCAATGGCAAAGTTGCTGTCATCAACCCGAACAGTATGGCGGCGTTGGGGATCGAAGTGGTGGATGTGCGGATCAAGCAAATCAACCTGCCGACGGAAGTCTCTGAAGCGATCTACAACCGTATGCGCGCAGAGCGTGAAGCTGTAGCCCGTCGTCACCGTTCGCAGGGTCAGGAAGAGGCCGAAAAACTGCGCGCGACAGCCGACTATGAAGTGACCAAAACGCTGGCGGAAGCTGAGCGTCAGGGACGCATCATGCGCGGTGAAGGCGATGCTGAAGCAGCGAAACTGTTTGCCGATGCGTTCAGCCAGGATCCTGACTTCTATGCCTTCATCCGTAGCCTGCGTGCTTACGAGAAGAGCTTTGAAGGAAACCAGGACGTCATGGTGATGAGCCCGGACAGTGATTTCTTCCGCTACATGAAGACACCGAGTACCGCAACGCGATAA